The segment AGCCAGGAACAGAAGTTCCTGCAGATGGTACCATGGCCTACCGGATGTTATTTCCTATCCGGCGTCCAAAGTCACCTGGAGCCCGGAAACCGGTGAGAAGAGCCCCTACAGAGTCCTACCGTTTGTATTGCGCGGAACCGAGGAGAGGAACAAGTTGCCCCAGGTGACACTCTGCACCCACGCGACTGCAGACCATGCCTATGGAATTGTGGAATTGGTCAGGAGATGGGAGGGCCCGTTGAGTCTGGCTATTTTTACACCTGGCTTCGATGCTGGTACCGCCGTTACTCTCCTCGATCGGGCCTGTCGATGCGAACCCGAAATGTACAAGGTTTCCCCATGCACTCCCTGTCAGAGCGGGTCGCTAGAAGCATGATTAAACTCAAACGCTGTCTTAGCGATGTCCCCGATCACGACTCACCGATTCTTAGCTCGCCCTAAGAAACGGCTGTCGCGATTGCGGCTGTTAAGGACGTCCTACGACAGTGTCTTAAACATGTATGAGATTCGACACctttttttaatcgaaaaaaTATCAGGCGCATATAAAATCACACaactgtttttctttttctttatcaCTACAATCACAGGCACATAGTCGGCTTTGTTAGAGAGTATAAGGACACCGAATTCAAATCGGCCTTTTTAAGTTGATAACAATTCGATAAAGTAGTACGAAACGAATCGAACCACGTAGCTTCAGCTTTTACGATGCTTGTAAAGTATTTCTAAGTAGACATagatataatacaataaatacATTGCAAAGTAGTAATCGCGTACGATGGAGATTGACTCTAGTCATGGAGATCTAAAGGGCCATAATTTCGTAGGTCTCTGTTCATCTGGTATTTCCAGCGGGTCTTCCGCCCGCTTTGAAAGAAGTTACTCGAACTCAAGGTGATTGTGCCGCATCTGACCTTCAAAGGGGTGAATCAGAAACGGAGAGAAAGCAGAGGGGTATGCCTTACCCTATTAATGTGGCCAGAAACGTGGCCAGAATGCAGGCAAACACAACTCGTGTTTTAGTAACGGACATTGAACTTTTACCTAGTAACAAACTGGCATCTAGTTTCATGGAGATGGCCCGTGGCAAACCACCGAAAACTGGGGTAGTGTTTGTGGTGCCAGTGTTTGAAATAAAGTCGAACCAACGGCCGCCTTCGACCAAAAGAGAACTACTCTTAGCGACGAAAGCTGGTGTGGCCGTATATTTTCATAGGTTTGTACGAGCGAACGCAGCATTGCATACAAACGTAGGATTATTTCTGGATCCTGTAGAAATTCTGTGAATGATTACATGCGTACAGAGAAGACGTTACATTAGATAAGAAACTACGAATACTTACAAGGTACAATGCTCTTATTTTATAGATTCCTTTGCTCGCATTGCCAAAGATTTCCTGGTCTCACTAGGTGGATGATTAGCCCAGACCCAGGCAAAGTCAGATCGCTCATTATTACCAGAAGAGAATATCCTCATCATCGATGGGAGCCCGTTTTCATCGGAATACGCGATGACCCGTTTTATACGGAGGACATGTCTTGGGAAGGCAAGCAAGACAAAATGAGTCAGGTATACTGTACACATTTATCGATAAATTCGAAACAAGAAATAATGCAAAAGATTTCACGAAACATTCACTTCCCCTATTTTcagaattctaattttaatcTGGTAATCGTTAATATAGAGGAAACTTTACttcgaataatgtttttcttataaatgtctGAGGACATCTGCAAATATCGACGGTACATTATCTTgtacattaataattatttatttatgtttttttttagatgttCCACATGTGTCTCCTGAAGTATCGATTAGTTATACTTGACGGTGCCTTTTTAGTTCATACGCCAGGTATTAAACGGAAAACAATAAAAGTTGATACGGTGAagcaagaattttttaaacttcatgAAAGAAGAAATGCTCGAATCTATCAACGCGTAATTAAACGCTTGTTGAAACAATACCCTGCTAATCGTAAATGCGCACACTGATGTTCAATGATGATATAAATCagcgtttaataaaaattgctttAATACAAGATACCATGAAGATTTTTAATAACCAACACTTAATTGTTACCACACTGTTCTATATAATGTTATTACttttagaatatatatatgCGTATGCATATTCATCGTAGTATACAATTATATAAATTGATCGCTATAAGAATTTATAATACAATATCGAACGTATTCTAACACATAGGACACGAATTTCAGGCACACGTTTATTTTGCAATACAGTAGTACACCTACTCGCATCAGTATTTATGTTGACATAAGAATATTTTTGCAACTTATTGTTTTGTTTATCACAATCTTTGCATACTGATGAGTCATCAGTAATGAGCAAATCGGAAACCTTGTTATTATTGGAAGGGAAATTAACGGGTGCAAAATATACCTACTAAAGTACTTACAGAAGCCCACTTCTCTTCGATTCAAAACCTCAGAGAAGATAAGAGGCATGTTTCAACATGATAACGATCCTAAGTATACATCGGAGATAGGAAACCGATTTTTTAAGGAAAACTATACTCTGTGCCTCTGATGCCTTGGCAACCTCGAAGTCTGGAACTTAATCTAATCGAGCATTTGTGGATAAATATACGACGAGGATAATATTCGAAAGCGGTTTTTACAACTGCGTTAAAACGCCAGTGAGGTGACATTTCTACAACTAtgttaaaaacaattaatatgTAATATCGCTGTTCACCTATTGGGAGTAATAAAAGCAAAGGATTATCAAACCTCTTATTAGTTTTATACTCATACCGTGTCATTTGTAGATAAAAGTTTGTAGCAtcgacttaattttttttatgtaagtaAATTATAAAATGTTCATTAATTTCGTTACTATCGAGAaagataatttaattatttatataaccgTTAATAGAAAGGACTACTAAACGCATTTATGCTGAAAGCTGCAGTCATACTTGTTTTTGTTAGAGTTTCTCTTCTACATATTTGGCAAAATGCTGTATAAACTACGTCGTCAAAGTcattaatgtatttttaaatggaactgttCATTTTCGTTCTATGCGTGTTAACGTACAGCACGTAATATGGCAGACAGATTGCtacaatattgaaatattgcagaCACCATTGCAATGtttctggaatattgtgaaaTTATTACCATGCAATGGAATGTTGATGttgcgttaaaaaaatatagtggcAACATTGCAGCAATGTACTGAAGCAACTATGACTTCAAcaaatatgtatgtacctacatcAGGTATGTCCGGAAAGAAGCAAAAGACCTCCTTAGGTTCTGGGACTCCGGTAACGACCTGAACTGTTATTTTGctaaccgttgcgtgggtttGGGAGAATTGCAAGAGCGTGTGTGCGTCGTACGCGTGAGGCCCACCTAATTGTGGTACTAGGCAGCATGGACGCACGCACAGTCTTGCAGGAGTCTCCCACAAcgcatgctgtggttagcaacgcaAGAGTTCAGCGCTCGGTTgttacccgggtcccagaacctaAGGAGGTATTTTGCTCTTTACCGGGCAATCCTGATGTACAGTGTGTTtttaaaccgacttcaaaaaagaggaggttatagattcgacccgtatgtatttttttttatgtttgtccgcgcgtaactcacaaggggaggacaccatgtggtagacaccggtCCAAGCGGCTCCGTGCGCACCTCTGCGCTAGAATATCTCGAAGGCCGTTGAAGATATGAACAATTTGTTATTCTGAAAATTGTGTCCCATGGAGGGAGACATTATGTTGTATAAAAAGCTTTTTCGTACATGAAATTGTAGATGACATTTGaagatcaatttaatttttttaaatggaatattaTAATCCCATTATAGGTTCTTCATTTGAGGACCGTATTGGGCCTGCGTTTACCCCATGGGCCACTGATCCATTGCCGATTTCGTACTGGGCATTAGAAAAGGGGCTCATGCGGCAAATGCAAGCCCAACACTGCCCTGGAATGAAGGCCATGAGGCCTTCATTTACCGCCCCATcctgctagagtatcgcttacatccctCGGTTTTTCCTCAGGTGCCTACCCGAGGTCCCTCGGACTAGATGAGATTTTACTAGTGGCTTCTGCtattcaaaaccgcaaaatttCGAATCTTGAGcctatttttcgaggtgattTCATCTAATTTCAAAGTTAAAAATGGTATCAATCGAGTCGGCTTGCGAGATCTTTCCGCTGGTGTGTAGCAAGCGCTGTACGCTCGTAGGTCAGTAATCCCGTCtgggacttaacattgtcctttaaggggtgattccaGACAccaaaataagatgaaaatccagaataacgatattgcggctgaggcttcgtttgttagttataagcgtttaaagatatgcccGACAGCAGGCAATTcgcgtgcagcggtgcacgcggGGCAACACAGGCGAGGGGTCGAATCGTACTGGGTCACTCACCTCAGAGAAGCTGCGACGAAATTTTCGACAATCGGCATGGCCACACGATTCTGCGAGACGTAATCCAAAATTAAAGGTTATTGTTGAATTACACCTGACTACCTACTTAGCTTCGCCGATagtaatttatttcaaccagcATCGACAAATCGTGAAGTAGACAATCATGAGTTATCAGATTCAATTGTCGGAGTACGTGTGAATCTGATTATTTTTACGTATTCAGTGCGGGTAAATGTGTGTtcttttatacacttttttcaaaCGTTTTAGTGCAAGAGATCTGGTAactattttcgttatttttttgGGGGTGGTGTAATTTTGTGTGATTTCTGCGCGTGTATGTGTCGATAGCGTAATGAAACTCCAGTGGATATAATGGAAGTAATGGATTTTAGCGAGTAGGCAGGTGTGGTGTAATGCAACGATACCTTTTAATAATGGATGAAGTGATAAAGAAGAACAGGTAAATTCCGTCGTAATTTCTCTGAGATGAGTGACCCCGTGCAATAGTAGCTTTGACCACCACTGCACAGTCCCTCGCGTGACTTGTCAcgcgtgcaccgctgcacgcgAATTGCCTGCTGTCgggcatatctttaaacgcttataactaacaaacaaagccTCAACCGGATTATCGACATTCTTAATTTCCGTCTTATTTTGCTGTCCAGATCCCCCCgttaaatttattcccacgtgtagctgaacaccctgtatatataattgacctgaaataaaattgtgcgaataatattttttttaactcaatAGTAATAATTGTATAAGTAAAATTCAACCAATTTATAAGAGAATTATTATTAGTAATCGGAAAATTAAATTAGTAATCGAAGCATGATCTGTGAGAATTTACGTTATTATAAATACCTGATGTTATATTCTTTTGTTGGACAAGTTTGGCCAATGTTCAAGCCATATTCACAAACCTAACATATGAGGATTAAAGGCGGGGTTATCCATACAACATTCGTTATCGGAATAATTACACACGCTCCTAGCCTGCGTTTATAACGGGTGGTTGTGTAACTAAATTACATGTTAGTAAATGTATCACCAACAATTAGACTTGAACAAGAACTAAGAAAAACATCAATGCCAAGTTATTTCTTGTGGGAATAGGCTTGAAAAGAAGACTAGGATTAATAATCAAGGAAAAAGTTGAACGTCGTACATCAAGACTACGGGCTACGGGCGCAGTCTTCGAGCGGTGGCGTATGTAGAACGGGAAGGTAGCCGACAGCCGAAGTGTACGTTAGAAAGGCGGTTTCAGTAAATAGGTATCCATTTAACTGTCCCAGTTTAATTATCTTTCAGTGAGAATTAATGGACTCGTGATATAAGGTGAATAACTAGTTGCAGGAGCTTGGACGATGAATGTGTTAAAGAATGTGTCATCGGCTTTTTGGTCGACGGATGTTTGGTTACCGTCTAATATAACATGGGACGATATCAAACCAAATTCCGAAAACAAATATGCGGATTATCACCATTTAATTTATCCTTTACCCATGGCATTTACTCTTCTGTTAATGAGATATGCCCTCGAGAGGTAATAAAACTTCCATTCTCTATTATATCCCTCCCGTGTTAACACTGttaaaaaaatcgtctaatttCATTTAGACTAAGGTTATTCCATATTCATTGATAACTGTTCTATAGGTATTGCTTCGGTCCGTTTGGAAAGTCTCTTGgtataaaaaatacaagaatAAAAAAGGCAACGCCAAATGTTACATTGGAGAAAGCCTATGTTAGTCGGAAGATTAAACATAAACAGGTAACTCTACGTCCTCAGTATATTATCCAAATTTTACCATAACAAATATACCGCCCCTGCGTTGTATTCAATTTATTCCTCTTGGTATGTTTATCTGTTAACATAATAAAAGCCAATTGCGATAATTGACTCATTACAATATCACTTTCCATACATAAGCATTAatgaatgttttattttaacACCGAGTTAGTTTGCATAAACGAATAATACTAATTCGTACATACTTGATAAACAATTTTACAAACGAcgtatttgtataaaattaatgtaATTCTTAATTACAAATAGTAACTAACAGTATTATATTGCGCGCAACAGGGGTTTCTTGAACTAGAAACTACGTGTTTCATATTTAGTTATTGGAATAGATTTGTGTAAGCCAAGTCACGGTAAACTGAGAAATTCAGTGTTTGGGATTGTTCTGTAATGTTTCGATATATTTTAAGATTCTTGCGCTGGCAAAACAATTAGATTGGTCCGAACGACAAGTAGAAAGATGGCTACGATTAAGGCGTACTCAGGATAAGCCATCGACGCTTACAAAATTTTGTGAGAACAGGTTAGTTTATTCATTACAGTACATATGACTTCATTTATAGAATTGAATTTTTCGGATTCACTCGATGAGAAGTGCAATTGAATATTGTCAAATAAATATAACATTACGATGTACGCCATATAAATGTAAACTGAAGTAACCTACTCTTCTTTAAGATGCTAAGTTCTTTTGTTACAGCTGGAGAtgtttatattatacatattcatTCCTTTACGGTCTTATTATTTTGTGGAACAAGCCATGGTTATGGGATATAAATCATTGCTATTACAATTATCCGTATCATCCAGTTTCGAACGACGTATGGTGGTACTACATGATATCCATGGCGTTTTACTGGTCCCTATGTTTCTCCCAATTTTTCGAtgtgaaaagaaaagatttCTGGCAGATGTTTATCCATCATATAGCTGCTATTGTATTAATGTGTTTCTCATGGGTTGGTAATTTGACGAGAATTGGTTCGTTAGTGTTATTAGTGCACGACTGTGCAGACATTTTCCTAGAAGTAAGTATAAGTATGCGAGCACGTGAAtgaatacagtaaatcctcgttaccagcctgTTCCTACAATGCGTTAGGACCCcgacgactatccccaccatttcttggaatgcTTCAACGAGAATGAGAAAACctaatgagcgagcgagaggaaatgaAAGAGTCAAcagcaacttcgtgtcaactgtttcgttttCTCTTGCTCCCTCATTCGGTTTTCTCACTCGGGCCATTGGCCACgtggaatagtgtccacaacacCTTAGGAGCCCACGTtcgtcgggctggtaacgaggatttactgtatatgGAGTTTTAAGAATGCTGATATTAATACATGCATATTTTAGGCTGCAAAGATGGCTAAGTATGCGAATTACCAAAAATTATGTGATTGTATATTTGTTATTTTCACCGTACTATGGATTATCACACGTATTGGTGTTTATCCATTTTGGATAATTTACAGGTACGAATTTTGAATATTAATCGTACGCTATAATTAGAGTAGTACATACTAAAATAAACTAATGTACTATAGTGTAATTAGGAATTGATCTGAAATCTTTGACATATTAATTGTGTTGGATTGTGTTTTGCAGCACATCAATACAAGCACCTAAGATAGTGCCGATGTTCCCagcttattatatttttaattctctATTAATCTTATTACTATTTCTGCATATGCTTTGGACATATTTAATCCTCAAAATTGCGTACAATGCTTTTTATGCCGGTCAAGTAAGTTACATCGTAAACTTCTTTCTAAATGTAGTCGTGAAATCTCTTTGactatatttacatgtaaaattTTTCAGATGGAGGGTGACATTCGAAGCAGTAGTAGCGAAGATACTTCAGATGCCTCCATGGatagcactactttaaataattctaatGCTAATTACGTTACCAAACAAAATTCGAGACAAAAAGTCCACTAACAAATAACTTTTTAGGAGAAAGTTACTGTAACTGTAATAAGGcaagaattcaaatatttagcCGGGCGCTAATTTATTTCAGCAAATCTAATAAACTCTTGCATTTATCGTAGAATGATAATTAAAAACCTTAACTTTGATGAAGTTATAGCCAGGTCAGTGACCTCTGGAATATTTAGTTTCTTTATCActattaatattttctaaagCAATTTAGCGCTTTTATACAATATGTGGGAGTCACGCATTTTTCAGATATAAAATGTTCATTCATTACCGTTAGTATTATtaagtacgaaaaaaaaatcgaacacTGAAACTTGAATTACTCTTCTTATTAGTTGTAtcatttatttatatgtattttatttaaaaacttagAGAATCGTAtctcttttttttaagtgaatttTGATTATTTAGTCACATAAACGATGGACCAAAGTTTCAAATGTTCAATGTCTGTACTTTATCTGCCTTCCTGAGGTCTATTAATTCATTatacttaattatttattttctttactcTACTACACTTTACGTTACGAATGTCAAATGGTGTCTGAACATTTGTGAATAAgaaaactaataataatatttccaacAAATCTAATTCTTTCTTAATTAATCTCCCCTACTACACTTTTctctgttacaattttttgggaGAATTTAATTTGCTTCAGTTTTGTACTATCAGAACAGTTCCTTGCATTAAGATAAATGTCCTTGTCATTAATGCTGGAGAGTATGTATTGCAGTTTAGTTTACGAAAAATaaatctttataaaaaaaatatatgaagataATGTCTTTCCCttgtataacaaaattaaagcttcctgtaaattgtaaaatataaatgaaataagaTATCGCTTACAAGCATGGGAATATGTATACTACGTACAAGCACAGAAGTAGTAAATTGTTTTTCGCaaataagatttaaaaaaaaatgatatagtTTCATACTTCaataaaccattgcgaatttctaatttttgcataaaatgTAAGaatctatatgtaaaataaaattatcattttgtttataaatttcgcGTCGTGGAAAAATGTACTTTTAGTAGTATGACAGAGTataaaaaactgaacaattGTTATGTATTAAGTTTTGTTCTGTCGTGcagcgttacaaagttatatttaaGAAACAAGAACACGCGATatgtaactttaagggctgatttcaccctttCAGATTGAATTTCCGCAGATAAAAAATTACTCActgcatactccaatatgctctacattcacacgaagtttcattagaaACAGAATTTTCTGGTTGAGAGCCTTTCCTCgttagtaatttatttacacattgcAGATAAGGCGTCGAATTAAAAACCATAAttcatttttgataattttgttcACATAACGATTAGCAACTTGATTTCACTATAAAATATAATGAAAGCATTAATCCAGCAGAGAAAAGGCGTTGCACTTGTCacggaaggaaaaaaaaagaatttaaaattagcGCCAGTTATTGATCTAAGTACACGCCATATTTGAAAAGCAAATCGGGTCACAAAGCTTCCActcttaaaaaattacttcattatgttttgttacattttcttcttttctggTCGACAATCTTGCAGTCTTTTATGGTTAAATAAGATACGAAAAAGAGGTCACCTTGAGGTGTCATTCAAATTTTAGCGGGCATTCGTGCCGCATCGTGTTGTATTCACAACTTTGCTTAACACTTCTGAGTGactaaataattatagaattaGATATGGGTGGAAAATGGTCAGGTATGGATCCTTCTCAAGTCGAGGTACCAGAAATAGAGGCTTTATTAGAAAGAGATCCATACTTAAAACCGTACGAAAACGAGATTCGTAAAAGGTATCGTATTATCAGGCTTATAAACTctgcattttgtattaaattatagtCAGCATGTGCAATTATATTCAACGTGATTTATGATTCTATTTTAAGAGCTTCTTTGCATAATCATTatacatttctttattttattgcaaACGTGTATATGCAAGTTGTTACCGATTTTTACAGCCGCGAAGTAAAATAATTTCGATATCTACAGCATGctgtatttaattatattctataataTTCTGTGCTTATAATAACTTTGTCTATCAGGTATGCATTGTTCAAAGATCATGTGGAAAAAGTGGAATCTGGCGATGGTAGTTTGGAGAGATTTTCAAGAGGATATGAAACTTTTGGAATCCATGTGAATGAAGATAATAGTGTCGTTGCTAGAGAATGGGCACCTGGAGCCCAGGAGCTATTTTTAACAGGAGAGTTtagtaagtaatataaatgtgaACATTATCTGCtagataaaataattaatttgggTTAaatgattttcataaaaatcatATATTCATTGTCTGTTAACGAATATGTTGCTGAAAACATATCTTGTGAGCGATTCATGATCCAttgtgcttttttttttatcgatcttAGGCTACGATTTAAGAgtaacattttaaattttatatgtacatacataaatgAGAAATTGATGAATAAAACTTTATGTATGCATATATTTTCTTCACAGAAGTTTaaggtttttaatttataaataggAAGATATATAAAGTGGAGCGTCTAAGACATATACATATGAATATCTCCCTTGTgcttgaaattgtaaaaaagtgatGAGAGTATTAGTAtgcttttaaatggaaccatgtaTCTTCTTAATGCTTAAGGTAAAGAGAAGCTGAATACAAATTTAACAATATGTATTTACATACTGTTCATGCATGTACGTACTGTGCGTCGACGAAAAGATGGTCCTCAGAAGGGCATGGGGGCAAGAGGGCTTCTTCGATCGCATTCACTCGCATTATCTGCGTCCTGTTCGCTCTCTTTGTATTCATCAATGTTGTTGTGTGCAATACGTATGCCCCGTCTCTATGATTCTGTTCGAGAACATGGGCCTATGGGGAGATAccattcggaccctagagttccAACTATCATAAATGCATGGTAAAGAGTGGCCCAATGTTACATGGTTGGCATCTACTGTGCCTGGATGGAAAGAAGctggtcgagaaactctagggtccgaatagtatatccttattggccggcgcgacaaagtaagcaaacggaacACGGGCGGGGCGAGCCGATGCAAGCGatgaacccctcttgcccctgtgacatttcaaccgacttctttccatccgggcacagtacttCACAGATGCTTTTACCATGTTTCATGAATATGATATTATGGCGAAGCTGCATCATAGGCTCTCGCTTTAATCGTATTCAGAAAATAGATGGCAATCATGCGAAGTTGGACAAGCCTTCACTGTGTGTTTGTGATAGCTAGAGCGATATGTTTTAGCCAAGTGTATGTAGTAAAGATTTATGCGTCCCCACCACGCTGAGtttttgtatgttttttgtGCTCCTAAACCTTACGACATAAATTCAGCTAAGACAGTTAAGTTCTTACAGAAGTTCACATTATACATGCACTTAGTTTATTCAGATATTTTATCGACATGTCAGTTTTAGCATGAATTCATTAGCCATttagaaagaaagaagaaatttgCATCACACTTGAGTCATTAATAAAAAGTCCACTAACACATGTACTAACTGTTTCTTCTTTACATATGACTACTTCCCAGTGCAGTTATTTTACACCAGTTACATAGTGCATGATACGCATAAATAAGTAATACATAGGTAAATGCAGATTATTAAATTTGTTCTTTCTAAATTAAGCATTACAAAACCATATAGCGTTTAAAGAAATTTGGTAACAATAATTCTGAGGGAAATGATCCTTTCATTGTCATTCTTCTTTCTTTATGCtgatgattttttatttttgccagTTTTTTGTGTGATCAAATTTAATGGAGATATTTGAATGTATATTTCAAGCTGGCCCACCTTGTACAACACTATTCTCTTATGAGAGAACTGAATACAGTGCTAAAGATGTGACAAAGCACAATGGTTATAAATGCTGATAATATATGTAAGATATGTATATTATAATCGTCCTTTTCACTTTTTTATTATCAGATGGTTGGAATAGAACAGCTAATGCTTATAAAAAATTAGAGTACGGAAAATGGGAATTGCACTTACCACCTAATGCTGATGGTAGTTGCCCTATAAAACACTTTTCTGAAGTCAAACTAATTGTaaaggataataataatgaattgtTGGAACGATTGAGCCCTTGGGCTACATATGTTACACAAAATCGTGCTGAAAGTGCTACGTTTAAACAACGTCTATGGTGCCCATTGCCTGAAAATGTATGTATGTTTTATGTATATGTGTCAtcgaattaatattttatattaattcataGAATATATGATATATAACAGAGAGTTCCAAAATTGCGGGACAATTCGAACATGCAATattctgatgcaaaaagacatcgaaaagtcctttaccattttggcatccgaggcttcgttctcaagatattaacagttgaatattagcggtcgaaCTTCTGGGCCGCGCattttaaagccgaaacagctgaacGCAGAGCAGTGGCCCCTCGCACGCACACGTAAGAGACACtcgtagatacagacccacgCACACAGTAGAGTCGACCGTGCTGGTTCAAACCTTGAAAACGAGTTAGCGCCGTCGGCTCTACTGTGTGCGTGGGTCTGTAGCTAcgcgctaatattcaactgttaatatctcaagaacagagcctcggatcccaaaacaataaaggacttttcgatgtctttttgcatcaggatattgcatgttcccgGAAGTCTTTAAATTTTGGGACAGCCTGTCCTAGGTGTTTGTTTTAACTGGAAATGGTGGAATATCTCGTTAAGAactgaagaaataaaaaaattgttacaaaagtTGTTTGATATGGAGGGGGGCGTTATGTGATATAAATAGTTTCTCTGCAGGTGGAGTAATGGGAGAGATTTCAAGataaatttcactttttttatattggacgttatatttctttattcatAATAGTATAGCAGTTGTTGAAAGAAGTTCAACACTATGTGTTGCATAGAAAATTGTACGTGGAAGCCCTATGATTACTACGGAGACATAATATGAACTATTTTGTCATGGGTGGATGGGTAAGAGATCTAAAGGTCACTGTAATCATTTTAATTAGAGCCATATGTTTTTATT is part of the Andrena cerasifolii isolate SP2316 chromosome 1, iyAndCera1_principal, whole genome shotgun sequence genome and harbors:
- the LOC143369377 gene encoding beta-1,4-glucuronyltransferase 1 encodes the protein MRWSGRRLLLWLGIVLLFVLIGRLLASGGPRPQIQVIGNDDTLTPKGYSSPQQDEQAGAPPFVAGTYMADLQARNRSSCRWYHGLPDVISYPASKVTWSPETGEKSPYRVLPFVLRGTEERNKLPQVTLCTHATADHAYGIVELVRRWEGPLSLAIFTPGFDAGTAVTLLDRACRCEPEMYKVSVHLVFPAGLPPALKEVTRTQGDCAASDLQRGESETERKQRGMPYPINVARNVARMQANTTRVLVTDIELLPSNKLASSFMEMARGKPPKTGVVFVVPVFEIKSNQRPPSTKRELLLATKAGVAVYFHRFLCSHCQRFPGLTRWMISPDPGKVRSLIITRREYPHHRWEPVFIGIRDDPFYTEDMSWEGKQDKMSQMFHMCLLKYRLVILDGAFLVHTPGIKRKTIKVDTVKQEFFKLHERRNARIYQRVIKRLLKQYPANRKCAH
- the Schlank gene encoding ceramide synthase schlank isoform X2, encoding MNVLKNVSSAFWSTDVWLPSNITWDDIKPNSENKYADYHHLIYPLPMAFTLLLMRYALERYCFGPFGKSLGIKNTRIKKATPNVTLEKAYVSRKIKHKQILALAKQLDWSERQVERWLRLRRTQDKPSTLTKFCENSWRCLYYTYSFLYGLIILWNKPWLWDINHCYYNYPYHPVSNDVWWYYMISMAFYWSLCFSQFFDVKRKDFWQMFIHHIAAIVLMCFSWVGNLTRIGSLVLLVHDCADIFLEVSISMRARFTVYGVLRMLILIHAYFRLQRWLSMRITKNYVIVYLLFSPYYGLSHVLVFIHFG
- the Schlank gene encoding ceramide synthase schlank isoform X1, yielding MNVLKNVSSAFWSTDVWLPSNITWDDIKPNSENKYADYHHLIYPLPMAFTLLLMRYALERYCFGPFGKSLGIKNTRIKKATPNVTLEKAYVSRKIKHKQILALAKQLDWSERQVERWLRLRRTQDKPSTLTKFCENSWRCLYYTYSFLYGLIILWNKPWLWDINHCYYNYPYHPVSNDVWWYYMISMAFYWSLCFSQFFDVKRKDFWQMFIHHIAAIVLMCFSWVGNLTRIGSLVLLVHDCADIFLEAAKMAKYANYQKLCDCIFVIFTVLWIITRIGVYPFWIIYSTSIQAPKIVPMFPAYYIFNSLLILLLFLHMLWTYLILKIAYNAFYAGQMEGDIRSSSSEDTSDASMDSTTLNNSNANYVTKQNSRQKVH